A genomic segment from Janibacter sp. DB-40 encodes:
- a CDS encoding DUF58 domain-containing protein, whose protein sequence is MTLRGRVFVGAGVGIAVAGMVLGLHDLTRVGALLVVLPLLASLLSRRPVSLEVERSLSPARIPIDGHADVTLTVRNTGRTTSPLLRGEEGLAYALGDRPHLLIPRLRRDEERALGYRVRSHVRGHHTIGPLSVRVNDPFGLTTRLVAVPGESALVVLPRTVPLLPVRGVTAGSGGESASSPRMALHGEDDIGVREYRIGDDLRRIHWRSTARTGETMVRQDEEPTRRRALVVLDDRASVHAGTGNGGSFEWAVTAAASVTALLLAERFEVHLSLASTGVGRVLVLDNVDHALDRLAAVQPSDQASAHHMVEALDEFARHGGGLVVAVIGALGAQDAEPVAARAAHGMALVIDRDGFGADAGDSAELTAQRLALGGWRSLVVRPGDQLPRLWEQLTVARAVRG, encoded by the coding sequence ATGACCCTGCGAGGACGCGTCTTCGTCGGCGCCGGGGTGGGCATCGCCGTGGCCGGCATGGTCCTCGGGCTGCACGACCTGACGCGGGTCGGCGCGCTGCTCGTCGTCCTGCCCCTGCTGGCCTCCCTGCTGTCGCGGCGCCCCGTCTCACTGGAGGTCGAGCGCTCCCTCTCCCCTGCCCGCATCCCGATCGACGGGCACGCCGACGTCACGCTCACCGTCCGCAACACCGGTCGGACCACCTCCCCGCTCCTGCGCGGCGAGGAGGGACTGGCCTACGCGCTCGGCGACCGCCCGCACCTGCTCATCCCCCGGCTGCGTCGGGACGAGGAGCGCGCCCTGGGCTACCGGGTGCGCTCCCACGTCCGCGGCCACCACACGATCGGCCCGCTGTCGGTCCGGGTGAACGACCCCTTCGGCCTGACCACCCGCCTGGTCGCCGTGCCCGGCGAGAGCGCCCTGGTCGTCCTGCCGCGCACCGTCCCCCTGCTCCCCGTGCGCGGCGTCACCGCCGGCAGCGGTGGCGAGTCCGCCTCCTCGCCGCGCATGGCCCTCCACGGCGAGGACGACATCGGCGTGCGTGAGTACCGCATCGGCGACGACCTGCGGCGCATCCACTGGCGCTCCACCGCCCGCACCGGCGAGACGATGGTCCGCCAGGACGAGGAACCCACGCGTCGTCGCGCCCTCGTCGTCCTCGACGACCGGGCCTCGGTCCACGCCGGGACGGGCAACGGCGGCTCCTTCGAGTGGGCGGTCACGGCTGCGGCGTCCGTCACGGCGCTGCTGCTCGCTGAGCGCTTCGAGGTCCACCTCTCGCTCGCCTCCACCGGGGTCGGCCGGGTCCTCGTGCTGGACAACGTCGACCACGCACTCGACCGGCTCGCCGCCGTCCAGCCCTCCGATCAGGCCTCCGCGCACCACATGGTCGAGGCGCTCGACGAGTTCGCCCGGCACGGAGGCGGTCTCGTGGTCGCGGTCATCGGTGCGCTCGGCGCGCAGGACGCCGAGCCGGTCGCCGCCCGCGCCGCCCACGGGATGGCCCTGGTCATCGACCGGGACGGGTTCGGCGCGGACGCAGGTGACTCCGCCGAGCTGACCGCGCAGCGGCTCGCCCTCGGTGGGTGGCGCAGCCTCGTCGTCCGCCCCGGTGACCAGCTCCCCCGGCTGTGGGAGCAGCTCACGGTCGCACGGGCGGTCCGCGGATGA
- a CDS encoding AAA family ATPase, whose translation MPAHAPSEDLEHVVAVGARLAEAMNGVMEGKPDVVRTAITVLLAGGHLLIEDVPGVGKTMLAKTLARSIDASVRRVQFTPDLLPSDITGVSIYNQETHHFEFRPGAVFAHVVVGDEINRASPKAQSALLECMEEAQVTVDGHTYELPHPFIIMATQNPVEMEGTYPLPEAQRDRFMARLSVGYPTAAAEVDLLEHHGSRSPLEGLEPVTDAEGIVRLVEAVRTVHASPAVRQYVVDLATATRHSSHIRLGASPRATLHLLRAARAHAALAGRDHVLPDDIQALATVVLEHRLLLSSEAQLARHSAADVVAEIVQRTRVPGPR comes from the coding sequence GTGCCCGCCCACGCCCCGAGTGAGGACCTCGAGCACGTCGTGGCCGTGGGTGCGCGACTCGCCGAGGCGATGAACGGCGTCATGGAGGGCAAGCCGGACGTCGTCCGCACGGCGATCACCGTGCTCCTCGCGGGTGGCCACCTGCTCATCGAGGACGTCCCGGGCGTCGGCAAGACGATGCTGGCCAAGACCCTCGCCCGCAGCATCGACGCCTCGGTGCGGCGCGTGCAGTTCACCCCCGACCTGCTCCCGAGCGACATCACCGGCGTGAGCATCTACAACCAGGAGACCCACCACTTCGAGTTCCGCCCCGGCGCCGTCTTCGCCCACGTCGTCGTCGGTGACGAGATCAACCGGGCCTCCCCCAAGGCACAGTCAGCGCTGCTGGAGTGCATGGAGGAGGCGCAGGTGACCGTCGACGGGCACACCTACGAGCTCCCGCACCCCTTCATCATCATGGCCACGCAGAACCCCGTGGAGATGGAGGGCACCTACCCCCTCCCCGAGGCCCAGCGCGACCGCTTCATGGCACGGCTGTCGGTGGGCTACCCGACGGCCGCCGCCGAGGTCGACCTGCTCGAGCACCACGGCTCCCGCTCCCCGCTGGAGGGCCTGGAGCCGGTGACCGACGCCGAGGGCATCGTCCGGCTCGTGGAGGCCGTGCGCACCGTGCACGCCTCCCCCGCCGTCCGGCAGTACGTCGTCGACCTGGCCACCGCCACCCGCCACAGCTCGCACATCCGCCTCGGCGCCTCACCGCGCGCGACCCTGCACCTGCTGCGCGCCGCGCGCGCCCACGCCGCTCTCGCCGGACGTGACCACGTGCTGCCCGACGACATCCAGGCGCTGGCCACGGTCGTGCTCGAGCACCGGCTGCTGCTGAGCAGCGAGGCCCAGCTCGCCCGGCACTCCGCCGCCGACGTCGTCGCCGAGATCGTGCAGCGCACGCGAGTGCCCGGCCCCCGCTGA
- the mraZ gene encoding division/cell wall cluster transcriptional repressor MraZ translates to MFLGTHTPRLDDKGRLFLPAKFRDKLAGGLVMTRGQERCLYVFPMEEFVKVTQKFQEAPTSSKAARDYMRVFLSGASDEIPDKQGRVTVPAALRDYAGLDRDCTVIGAGSRVEVWDTAAWNEYLASTEQAFADQSEEVIPGLM, encoded by the coding sequence ATGTTCCTCGGGACCCACACCCCCCGTCTGGACGACAAGGGGCGCCTGTTCCTCCCCGCCAAGTTCCGGGACAAGCTCGCCGGTGGCCTCGTGATGACCCGAGGTCAGGAGCGCTGCCTCTACGTCTTCCCGATGGAGGAGTTCGTCAAGGTCACGCAGAAGTTCCAGGAGGCCCCCACCTCCAGCAAGGCCGCCCGTGACTACATGCGCGTCTTCCTCTCCGGTGCCAGCGACGAGATCCCCGACAAGCAGGGGCGTGTCACCGTCCCCGCCGCGCTGCGCGACTACGCCGGCCTCGACCGCGACTGCACCGTCATCGGAGCCGGCTCGCGCGTCGAGGTCTGGGACACCGCCGCGTGGAACGAGTACCTAGCCAGCACCGAGCAGGCCTTCGCCGACCAGTCCGAGGAGGTGATCCCCGGACTCATGTGA
- the rsmH gene encoding 16S rRNA (cytosine(1402)-N(4))-methyltransferase RsmH, whose product MDDAHTGPEPGRDAASRHVPVMLEEVLTLLAPVLSTPPPGADRLIHVDGTLGMGGHAEAVLEAGADVHLVGIDRDPQALELAGERLARFGERVTLVHATNDEIGDVLDELGIDTVTSAFFDLGVSSLQLDETERGFAYAHDAPLDMRMDPTVGMTAADVLNTYEARDLARVLSQYGEERFARKIAAAIVREREVAPFVTSGRLVELLRRTIPMATQRGGGHPAKRTFQALRIEVNEELAGWSRALPLALRRIAIGGRIAVLSFHSLEDRITKRALAAGATSTAPHDLPVELPEHEAELRLLTRGALVPTQAELDTNPRSASVRLRAAERTRAPRPMKGTAR is encoded by the coding sequence GTGGACGATGCGCACACCGGCCCCGAGCCGGGCCGGGACGCCGCCTCGCGGCACGTCCCCGTCATGCTCGAGGAGGTCCTGACGCTGCTGGCGCCCGTCCTCTCGACGCCTCCTCCGGGCGCCGACCGTCTCATCCACGTCGACGGCACGCTGGGCATGGGCGGTCACGCCGAGGCGGTCCTCGAGGCCGGTGCCGACGTGCACCTCGTCGGCATCGACCGTGACCCCCAGGCGCTGGAGCTCGCGGGGGAGCGGCTGGCCCGCTTCGGTGAGCGCGTCACCCTCGTGCACGCGACCAACGACGAGATCGGCGACGTCCTCGACGAGCTGGGCATCGACACCGTCACCTCCGCCTTCTTCGACCTCGGTGTCTCCTCCCTGCAGCTGGACGAGACCGAGCGCGGTTTCGCCTACGCGCACGACGCCCCGCTGGACATGCGGATGGACCCCACCGTCGGCATGACCGCCGCGGACGTGCTCAACACCTACGAGGCCCGCGACCTCGCGCGCGTCCTCTCGCAGTACGGCGAGGAGCGCTTCGCCCGCAAGATCGCCGCGGCGATCGTCCGGGAGCGGGAGGTCGCCCCCTTCGTCACCTCGGGGCGCCTCGTGGAGCTGCTGCGCAGGACCATCCCGATGGCCACCCAGCGCGGTGGCGGCCACCCGGCCAAGCGCACCTTCCAGGCGCTGCGGATCGAGGTCAACGAGGAGCTGGCCGGCTGGAGCCGGGCGCTGCCGCTGGCCCTGCGGCGCATCGCGATCGGCGGCCGGATTGCCGTGCTGTCCTTCCACTCCCTCGAGGACCGCATCACCAAGCGGGCCCTGGCCGCCGGCGCCACCTCCACCGCACCCCACGACCTACCCGTCGAGCTGCCCGAGCACGAGGCCGAGCTGCGCCTGCTCACCCGCGGTGCGCTCGTGCCCACGCAGGCCGAGCTCGACACCAACCCCCGATCCGCCTCGGTGCGCCTGCGCGCCGCCGAGCGCACCAGAGCCCCCCGGCCGATGAAAGGCACCGCGAGA